One genomic region from Muriicola soli encodes:
- a CDS encoding acyloxyacyl hydrolase produces MKTLSLLFCLLCASICLAQKEKDPVHWNMDVTPFYGSILLHNTDISHLIREHPSGVILGFNKQTFGYEGWEAPFNFPDTGFSVVYQDMNNSTLGHNLGVYLHYNFYLLRRNLQFRIGQGIAYNTNPYDKEENFRNNAYGSHLMSSTFLVFNYHRPRIYKNLGFKAGISLIHYSNANVKAPNTSTNTFAFNAGLTYNLSGNGDTEFIAIEKAAIDESVRMNLVFRTGINESDVINTGQYPFYIFSAYADKRLGKLSAIQLGTDVFYSNFLKELIRFQSVSFPELEVDPTTDFKRVGIFIGHELFIHKLSVITQLGYYVYYPFDFEGRVYNRVGVKRYFGDKWFAALSLKSHAAKAEAVELGIGIRL; encoded by the coding sequence ATGAAAACCTTGAGTTTATTATTCTGCCTACTATGCGCCTCGATATGCCTTGCACAGAAGGAAAAGGACCCCGTTCACTGGAATATGGATGTTACTCCGTTTTACGGTTCTATTCTCTTGCATAATACCGATATCTCCCATTTGATAAGGGAACATCCGTCAGGGGTGATCCTGGGTTTCAACAAGCAGACTTTTGGTTATGAAGGTTGGGAAGCTCCTTTCAATTTCCCTGACACCGGATTTTCCGTGGTATACCAGGACATGAATAATAGCACGCTGGGGCATAATTTGGGTGTTTACCTGCACTATAATTTCTACCTGTTGCGACGTAATCTGCAATTCAGGATAGGGCAGGGGATTGCTTACAATACCAATCCCTACGATAAAGAGGAGAATTTCAGGAATAATGCCTATGGTTCTCATCTGATGAGTTCTACATTTTTGGTCTTTAATTATCACAGGCCCAGGATTTATAAAAACCTGGGGTTTAAGGCTGGAATATCTCTGATCCATTATTCCAATGCCAACGTAAAAGCTCCCAATACGTCCACAAATACTTTCGCCTTTAATGCCGGACTGACTTACAATCTCAGTGGAAATGGGGATACCGAGTTTATCGCGATAGAGAAAGCTGCTATTGATGAATCTGTCAGGATGAATCTGGTCTTCAGGACCGGAATCAATGAAAGTGACGTTATAAATACAGGGCAATATCCCTTTTATATCTTTTCGGCTTATGCCGATAAACGCCTGGGCAAACTAAGTGCTATTCAATTGGGAACAGACGTATTTTACTCTAATTTCCTCAAAGAATTGATCAGGTTTCAATCGGTCTCCTTCCCCGAACTCGAGGTAGATCCCACTACAGATTTTAAAAGAGTCGGGATATTTATAGGTCATGAATTGTTTATCCACAAGCTCAGTGTGATCACGCAACTGGGATATTATGTGTATTACCCTTTCGATTTCGAAGGTCGTGTCTACAACAGAGTAGGAGTGAAGCGATATTTTGGGGATAAGTGGTTTGCAGCCTTGAGTCTCAAATCACATGCCGCCAAGGCTGAGGCCGTTGAATTGGGAATAGGAATCAGATTATGA
- a CDS encoding head GIN domain-containing protein: MKKVELFKYYLLSITLIFMGCRGENVPDCFQGAGELIREEVTLGNFERIIAFEGVQLVVSSGPQQQIVIETGESLRNEVSAIVEDNILILRNANNCNLFREYGLTTIYVTSPNINEIRSSTGWPIRSEGVLNFPDLTLITESFNNPETETTDGSFDLTVNSQNLQLVANGIAYFKLSGSVERLNATIAAGDSRIEAETLLAQEVIVNHRGSNDMLVNPQQLLSGVIRGTGDIVSFNRPDSVAVSILYRGKLIYRD, translated from the coding sequence ATGAAAAAAGTCGAGTTATTTAAATACTACCTACTAAGTATTACCCTAATTTTTATGGGTTGCAGAGGAGAAAATGTGCCTGATTGTTTCCAGGGGGCCGGAGAACTTATCAGGGAAGAAGTTACCCTCGGTAATTTTGAAAGAATTATTGCCTTTGAAGGGGTACAACTCGTCGTGAGTTCGGGACCTCAACAACAAATTGTTATAGAAACAGGCGAGTCTTTAAGAAATGAGGTAAGCGCAATAGTGGAAGACAACATCCTGATTTTGCGAAACGCCAATAATTGCAACCTCTTTAGAGAATACGGGCTTACTACCATTTATGTAACCTCCCCTAATATCAATGAGATTCGAAGTAGTACGGGCTGGCCAATCCGTAGCGAAGGCGTACTGAATTTTCCGGATCTGACCCTCATTACCGAAAGCTTTAATAATCCGGAAACGGAAACAACAGATGGTTCATTCGATCTCACTGTAAATAGTCAGAATCTGCAGTTGGTAGCGAATGGAATTGCTTATTTTAAGCTCAGTGGCAGTGTAGAGCGACTTAACGCCACAATTGCGGCAGGAGATTCCAGAATTGAAGCTGAAACCCTGCTGGCACAGGAAGTGATTGTCAATCACAGAGGGAGTAACGATATGCTTGTTAATCCGCAACAACTCCTCAGCGGTGTAATCAGGGGAACAGGTGACATTGTGAGTTTTAACCGGCCAGATTCGGTTGCAGTATCTATTTTATATCGCGGGAAATTGATTTACCGAGACTAA
- a CDS encoding serine hydrolase domain-containing protein, giving the protein MSLLSDLLNWFSRPMPGANNPDVSMPFQLPFQEWIDDTKVPGLAITVLHSGEKVFQKGYGWADIEGRKPVDPQKTIFRIASASKPIASMALAKMVMAGQIDLDKSFYNYVPYFTKKQSDFTIRQLATHTAGIRGYRGKEYALNKPYTIKDSLELFQEDPLLFSPGTGYLYNSFGWVLISLAMEEVSGESFSGYVQKEILNPLGMNNTLVEVPGEMPEGKAVPYTRFNSGFRPAVPVDNRYKLAGGGYLSTTEDLVKLGTAVLENSLVSPEVMKEFLTPQKINGYSTHYGLGWQVSVDKSGRPYIGHVGNGVGGYSNFFVYPDDEVVISLLINCTDPKVQPLLDDLVLPPVLNQLSQR; this is encoded by the coding sequence ATGAGCCTTTTATCAGATTTACTAAACTGGTTTTCCAGGCCGATGCCTGGGGCGAATAATCCAGACGTATCAATGCCGTTTCAGTTGCCATTTCAAGAATGGATAGATGATACAAAAGTGCCCGGATTAGCAATCACCGTATTGCATAGTGGCGAAAAAGTCTTTCAGAAGGGTTACGGGTGGGCCGATATCGAGGGACGAAAACCCGTAGACCCCCAAAAGACCATTTTTAGAATTGCCAGCGCCTCGAAACCCATCGCATCTATGGCCCTGGCAAAAATGGTGATGGCAGGACAGATCGATCTCGACAAATCTTTTTACAACTACGTTCCCTATTTTACCAAAAAGCAATCCGATTTTACTATACGGCAACTCGCAACGCATACGGCTGGTATTCGGGGATATAGAGGCAAGGAATATGCCCTGAACAAGCCTTATACCATCAAAGATAGTCTCGAATTATTTCAGGAAGATCCCTTGCTCTTTTCCCCGGGAACTGGATATCTATACAACAGTTTTGGTTGGGTGCTTATTTCTCTGGCTATGGAAGAGGTCAGCGGTGAGTCTTTTTCAGGTTATGTGCAAAAGGAAATACTCAATCCTCTGGGAATGAACAATACTCTGGTAGAGGTCCCCGGGGAGATGCCGGAAGGCAAGGCAGTACCTTATACAAGGTTTAACTCTGGATTTCGTCCGGCTGTGCCAGTAGATAATCGGTATAAGCTGGCAGGAGGTGGCTATCTTTCCACAACGGAGGACCTTGTAAAATTGGGCACTGCGGTTCTTGAGAATAGTTTGGTTTCGCCTGAGGTCATGAAGGAATTTCTCACTCCCCAAAAGATCAACGGCTATTCCACGCATTATGGTCTTGGATGGCAAGTGAGTGTGGACAAAAGCGGCAGGCCGTATATTGGACATGTCGGGAATGGTGTTGGCGGATACAGTAATTTCTTTGTTTATCCTGATGATGAGGTAGTCATTTCTCTGTTGATTAATTGCACTGATCCAAAGGTTCAACCCTTATTGGATGATCTCGTTCTTCCCCCGGTTTTAAATCAGCTCTCTCAGCGATAA
- a CDS encoding Gfo/Idh/MocA family protein: MKRREFLKNTAVASSVSLLPSAVWPASQDKMLRTAHIGVGGMGAEDLKSVSSHKQVKVVALCDVDSKNLEAALQMHPGARGFSDYRLLFSQMANEIDAVIVSTPDHTHAPASMLAMQLDKPVYCQKPLAHHVSEVRAMRKLAEEKDLITQMGIQVHSFYDYKLATLLIQSGIIGKVSCVRAWSPKNWGYDGPIPSGSDPIPEHLDWNLWLGTSASRPYKNQVYHPANWRKLVDFGCGTLGDMGVHIFDTPYNALELDVPFTVKNKCRRPNGFGYPELNSVTYEFPGTPYTTETLKWIWYDGKGAPHSHKDLKLPNKDKLPLQGAMFIGEKGKLLLPHFMELPRHIVDGQYKEIDVSPFVSSGEIGEPVRNYALEGDKHYHQFVDACLGTDQCTAPFSYSARLTETILLGVIAGRFPNKKLHWDSEKARFREEKANAYLSGEYRDF; the protein is encoded by the coding sequence ATGAAAAGGCGCGAATTTCTCAAAAATACAGCGGTAGCTTCATCCGTTTCCCTTCTTCCCTCAGCCGTTTGGCCCGCATCTCAAGATAAGATGTTGCGAACAGCTCATATTGGGGTAGGGGGAATGGGAGCCGAAGACCTTAAGTCAGTCTCTTCCCATAAGCAAGTTAAAGTAGTCGCTTTATGCGATGTGGATTCTAAAAACCTCGAAGCCGCTCTTCAAATGCATCCGGGTGCCAGGGGATTTTCTGATTATCGCCTGCTCTTTTCTCAGATGGCAAACGAGATTGATGCGGTTATAGTTTCAACCCCCGATCACACTCATGCACCGGCTTCAATGCTGGCGATGCAACTCGATAAACCTGTTTATTGTCAAAAACCTCTTGCTCATCACGTTTCGGAAGTAAGGGCGATGCGAAAGCTCGCAGAAGAAAAAGATCTCATTACCCAAATGGGAATACAGGTCCATTCCTTTTACGATTATAAACTGGCCACTCTGCTGATTCAGTCCGGAATTATCGGAAAAGTTTCTTGCGTGCGTGCGTGGTCTCCAAAAAACTGGGGCTATGACGGACCAATACCTAGCGGTTCAGATCCCATACCTGAACATTTGGATTGGAATCTGTGGTTAGGTACTTCGGCAAGCAGACCTTATAAAAATCAGGTGTATCATCCGGCAAATTGGCGAAAATTGGTCGATTTTGGATGTGGTACCCTCGGCGACATGGGAGTGCATATTTTTGATACTCCTTATAATGCCCTTGAACTCGATGTGCCTTTTACCGTTAAGAACAAATGTCGAAGGCCCAACGGATTTGGATATCCTGAATTGAATTCGGTTACCTACGAATTTCCCGGAACACCCTATACCACTGAAACCTTAAAATGGATTTGGTATGACGGGAAAGGCGCACCCCATAGCCACAAAGATCTCAAGCTCCCCAATAAAGATAAGTTACCCCTTCAGGGGGCTATGTTTATCGGGGAAAAGGGAAAATTACTTTTACCTCACTTTATGGAATTGCCGAGACACATTGTTGACGGACAATACAAAGAAATAGACGTAAGCCCCTTTGTGTCTTCAGGAGAGATTGGTGAACCAGTCCGCAATTATGCCCTGGAAGGAGATAAGCACTATCATCAGTTCGTGGACGCGTGTTTAGGCACAGATCAATGTACGGCTCCTTTTTCCTATTCTGCAAGACTAACAGAGACTATTCTGCTAGGTGTTATAGCGGGTCGGTTTCCCAATAAAAAACTACACTGGGACAGCGAAAAAGCAAGATTCAGGGAAGAGAAAGCCAACGCTTACCTGTCAGGTGAATACCGCGATTTTTGA
- a CDS encoding DUF5916 domain-containing protein produces MRNLLLSLSLVAIAFVHCYGQERDSIIEKRIYTTKSIGEVAAPKVDGDLNDKAWELVEWSGDFIEFRPDTGTPPTEQTLMKILYDDKNLYIGFKCFQEDPSTIERRLGRRDTFPGDWIEINLDSYNDDRTAFSFTASSSGVKSDEFVSNNDNFDSSWNPIWYLSTKVNDDSWTAEIRIPLSQLRFSKAQDQVWGLQATRRYFNNEERSLWQEVVANPPGWVSEFGELHGLIGLKPQKQLEIQPYSLSQLDTYEKEPGNPFRDGSDSKFAGGLDAKIGITNDLTLDLTINPDFGQVDADPGAIALDGFEIFFQERRPFFVENKNVFDFRLGGGPDNLFFSRRIGRTPQGFTTADSNLGEYEDIPNFTTILGAAKFSGKTANGWSIGLLESVTAKEFGEIKLDARPDVINGLPVLGTKRKEIVEPMTNYLVGRLQKDFNDRNSYIGGIFTATNRNLEGNLDFLHKSAYSGGLDFKHNWKNRTYYVEGVFSFSKVLGSEDAIEQTQRSLTHLFQRTDAGHVEVDSTRTSLSGTGGRIEIGKSGGGNWRYNLGGFWKSPELELNDIGFLRQADDFRQYANVRRVFNKPTSWFRQASFGGEMSTAFDFEGNYNRIQYEIFGFVNFTNNYFLDFGAAHKPRIFVNTFLRGGPRWRYNEENFWYLFVGTDQRKKLSVVAGTVNSQATQDNFSFYRYRLSFNYQPINAMSISLNTEYSQNPSRTQYVREQSFNGQPRYILGAIDQETLSTTLRINYNLNPDLSLQYYAQPFIFKADFSDFNYVVNSTASNLDNRISLYDGDQIQLNNGSYEVDEDRDGSIDYSFADPDFVFVQFRSNLVLRWEYIPGSEIFLVWSQGITASGDVNNNFGTIIEDQLLNQKANNTFLLKATYRFNL; encoded by the coding sequence ATGCGTAATCTACTGCTGAGTCTCAGCCTAGTGGCTATTGCCTTTGTGCATTGCTACGGCCAGGAAAGGGATAGCATCATAGAAAAGAGAATCTATACCACCAAATCTATCGGGGAGGTTGCAGCTCCTAAAGTAGATGGCGACCTAAATGATAAAGCCTGGGAACTTGTAGAATGGTCCGGGGATTTCATCGAATTCAGACCCGATACCGGCACCCCTCCAACAGAACAAACCCTGATGAAGATCCTCTACGATGACAAAAACCTTTACATAGGCTTTAAGTGTTTTCAGGAAGATCCGTCGACCATAGAGAGGCGGTTAGGACGACGGGATACTTTTCCCGGCGACTGGATTGAGATTAACCTCGACAGTTACAACGACGATCGTACGGCATTTTCTTTTACAGCATCATCTTCCGGAGTGAAAAGCGACGAATTTGTTTCAAATAACGACAACTTCGACAGCAGTTGGAATCCCATATGGTACCTCAGTACAAAGGTCAATGATGACAGCTGGACGGCCGAGATCAGAATTCCCCTCAGCCAATTGCGATTCAGTAAAGCACAGGATCAGGTTTGGGGCCTGCAGGCTACACGCCGTTACTTTAACAATGAGGAAAGGTCCTTGTGGCAGGAAGTAGTGGCCAACCCCCCGGGCTGGGTGAGCGAATTCGGTGAATTGCACGGCCTGATCGGTTTAAAACCACAAAAACAATTGGAAATTCAGCCTTATTCCTTAAGTCAGTTAGATACCTACGAAAAAGAACCAGGAAATCCTTTCCGGGATGGAAGTGATTCGAAATTTGCGGGCGGACTGGACGCCAAAATTGGCATTACTAATGATTTAACCCTTGATCTGACCATCAATCCGGATTTTGGTCAGGTAGATGCCGATCCCGGAGCCATTGCCCTTGATGGTTTTGAGATCTTTTTCCAGGAGCGAAGACCTTTTTTTGTGGAGAATAAAAATGTATTCGATTTCAGACTTGGAGGAGGCCCTGATAATTTGTTTTTCTCAAGGCGGATAGGGCGAACACCTCAAGGTTTTACAACGGCTGATTCCAATCTGGGGGAATACGAGGATATTCCCAACTTTACAACCATCCTCGGTGCTGCCAAATTCAGCGGTAAAACTGCAAACGGATGGTCAATTGGTTTATTGGAAAGTGTTACAGCCAAAGAATTCGGAGAAATTAAATTGGATGCCAGACCAGATGTCATCAACGGCCTACCGGTTTTGGGTACGAAACGCAAGGAAATTGTAGAACCCATGACCAACTACCTGGTTGGCAGATTACAAAAAGACTTTAATGACCGCAATTCATACATAGGCGGGATTTTCACGGCAACCAATAGAAACCTGGAAGGAAATCTCGACTTTTTACATAAGTCGGCCTACAGCGGGGGACTCGACTTTAAACACAACTGGAAAAACAGAACATATTATGTTGAAGGTGTTTTTTCTTTTAGCAAGGTACTGGGTAGTGAGGATGCCATAGAGCAAACTCAACGCTCTCTTACCCATCTTTTTCAGCGTACTGACGCAGGCCATGTGGAGGTAGATAGCACCAGAACTTCCTTAAGCGGAACCGGCGGGCGGATTGAGATAGGAAAAAGTGGAGGAGGTAACTGGCGTTATAACTTAGGAGGATTCTGGAAATCCCCTGAGCTGGAACTCAATGATATCGGGTTTTTACGACAGGCTGATGATTTCAGGCAATACGCCAATGTGAGAAGGGTATTTAACAAACCAACCTCCTGGTTCAGACAGGCCAGTTTTGGAGGGGAAATGTCTACAGCATTTGATTTTGAAGGAAATTACAATAGAATTCAATATGAAATTTTTGGTTTTGTCAATTTTACCAACAACTACTTTCTAGATTTCGGGGCCGCTCATAAGCCCAGGATTTTTGTCAATACTTTCCTAAGGGGTGGGCCCAGATGGCGCTATAACGAAGAAAATTTTTGGTATTTATTTGTCGGTACAGACCAGAGAAAAAAATTAAGCGTTGTTGCAGGGACGGTAAATTCACAAGCCACTCAGGATAATTTTTCTTTTTATCGCTACCGGTTGAGTTTTAATTATCAACCCATTAATGCCATGAGTATTTCGCTCAACACAGAATATTCACAAAATCCAAGTCGGACACAATACGTCCGCGAACAGAGTTTTAACGGACAGCCCAGGTATATTCTCGGCGCCATCGATCAGGAAACCCTCAGCACTACCCTGAGAATTAACTACAACCTCAACCCTGATCTAAGCCTGCAATACTATGCCCAACCTTTTATATTTAAGGCAGATTTCTCCGACTTTAATTACGTAGTGAATTCAACAGCATCTAATCTGGACAATAGGATAAGTCTTTATGATGGAGATCAGATACAACTCAACAATGGCAGCTATGAAGTGGACGAAGATCGAGACGGGTCAATTGACTACAGTTTTGCAGACCCCGATTTTGTCTTTGTACAGTTTCGCTCTAACCTCGTTCTGCGATGGGAGTATATTCCGGGTTCGGAAATATTCCTGGTCTGGTCACAGGGTATTACAGCGAGCGGGGATGTGAACAACAATTTTGGGACTATCATTGAAGACCAGCTGCTAAACCAAAAAGCAAATAATACCTTTCTCTTAAAAGCTACTTATCGCTTTAATCTGTAG
- a CDS encoding DUF3052 family protein yields MGIKKPSGYSATPLYRKLGIKNGFLIRIVHPPSRYEDFFRDFPDNVHFAKEEDVDIDFIHLFVLDSERLVTELPDLREQLKQNGMIWISWPKKASKVETDLDGNAVRNIGLKHGLVDIKVCSVNEVWSGLKFVIPLKDRK; encoded by the coding sequence ATGGGAATCAAAAAACCATCAGGATATTCAGCTACGCCTCTCTACAGGAAACTGGGCATTAAAAATGGGTTTTTAATCAGGATTGTGCACCCTCCATCCCGGTACGAGGATTTCTTCAGGGATTTCCCGGATAATGTTCACTTCGCAAAGGAAGAAGATGTGGATATTGATTTTATTCACCTTTTCGTCCTTGATTCTGAAAGGCTTGTGACAGAACTACCGGACTTAAGAGAACAGTTGAAGCAAAACGGGATGATTTGGATTTCATGGCCTAAAAAAGCTTCAAAGGTTGAAACTGATCTCGATGGCAACGCAGTTCGTAATATAGGCTTAAAACACGGACTTGTAGATATAAAAGTGTGTTCTGTAAATGAGGTCTGGTCCGGACTTAAATTTGTGATTCCTCTGAAGGACAGGAAATAA
- a CDS encoding NAD(P)-dependent alcohol dehydrogenase, with protein sequence MKAFIYRKYGPPDVLQLEEIPRPVPSSREILIKVIATSVNRTDCANLRAKPAIMRLSMGLFKPKNPILGTEFSGEVIETGEQVTAHKPGDKVFGFADFGLRSHAEYLLLQPSIAFDKVPKRINMQQAAGCIEGMHYAYNIINKISLNPGDQVLVNGATGGIGTAALQLLHHMGMKITAVCNTDNIELALSLGAIEVIDWQKEDFTQSDKTYHAVLDVAGKSTFGQCRHLIRPGGAYISSELGPWSQNVGYSLLTAIFKSVPFTKGRKVKFPYPPNIMTSIRLLVGLIEEGHFTPVIDRIYPFEQIPEAFGYVEKGHKTGNVIISLT encoded by the coding sequence ATGAAAGCTTTTATATACAGAAAATACGGTCCACCTGATGTACTGCAACTTGAGGAGATCCCCAGACCAGTCCCAAGTTCCAGGGAGATACTGATAAAAGTGATAGCCACTTCAGTCAACAGGACAGACTGCGCCAATTTAAGGGCCAAACCAGCTATTATGCGCTTGTCCATGGGCCTGTTTAAACCAAAAAACCCAATTCTTGGAACGGAATTTTCAGGAGAAGTTATTGAAACAGGTGAACAGGTCACAGCCCATAAACCGGGGGACAAGGTCTTTGGGTTTGCTGATTTCGGACTAAGATCCCATGCTGAATACCTGCTCCTTCAGCCCTCTATCGCTTTTGACAAGGTGCCAAAGAGAATTAATATGCAACAAGCTGCAGGGTGTATTGAAGGAATGCATTACGCTTATAATATAATTAATAAGATTTCTCTTAATCCCGGAGACCAGGTGCTCGTAAATGGTGCAACAGGAGGAATAGGTACAGCAGCCTTACAACTATTGCATCATATGGGGATGAAAATTACAGCTGTATGCAATACAGATAATATTGAATTGGCCCTATCATTAGGGGCAATAGAGGTTATAGACTGGCAAAAGGAGGACTTTACACAATCGGATAAAACATATCACGCCGTATTAGACGTTGCAGGGAAAAGTACCTTTGGCCAATGCAGACATCTCATTAGACCCGGAGGTGCCTATATTTCGTCTGAGCTTGGACCCTGGAGTCAGAATGTAGGATATTCCCTTTTGACTGCAATTTTCAAAAGTGTTCCTTTTACCAAGGGCAGGAAGGTCAAATTTCCATACCCACCCAATATTATGACAAGTATCCGGCTATTGGTAGGTTTGATAGAAGAAGGACATTTCACGCCAGTTATTGACAGGATCTACCCCTTTGAACAAATTCCGGAGGCCTTCGGCTATGTGGAAAAAGGACATAAAACAGGGAATGTGATAATCTCACTTACATGA